From the genome of Cellvibrio japonicus Ueda107, one region includes:
- a CDS encoding carbohydrate-binding protein yields the protein MDKNSTVKIGDILIDKGIITREQLDIAIRKQKEMRKALEGFTPTASQIEATQLGEVLIGLGFITRLQLKRSLNWQRILRKMTLAMTLCAPLMTLGSGAAAQITPTNNKTSYSLPLQIEAENYTAMYGIQTEKTSDTGGGLNVGWVHANDWMSYSDTVINAPISGNYKVVFRLASAGAGGSFAFHSADGSKQYGVVEVPNTGGSQKWVDVEKTIYLPAGEHAFGITIVNRGVGFNINWFKLDVKGLPLPTKIEAESYDTMYGVQTEKTSDTGGGLNVGWLHDADWMTYANTLVDIPATGTYKITYRVASTSGGGSFAFQEADGSTQYDLVPVPATGGSQKWVDVTRQVQLPAGTHKFGINILARGSGFNINWFKVETLDGSSTAALPSNTTTNSSSSSSTANISSSSSSAPAIISSSASSVSSSSSSSAPSNTQTSSSTSSSSVQGQAIFRWEVPVYRENGDYLDVTELGGYELRYRKVGDADYTYISIEDPWQVQYSLNNLEGNYEFQIAAFDKNGLYSNFVTLKPL from the coding sequence ATGGATAAGAACAGCACCGTGAAAATTGGTGACATCCTGATTGATAAGGGAATTATCACCAGGGAACAGTTGGACATTGCCATCCGTAAACAAAAGGAGATGCGCAAAGCCCTCGAAGGCTTTACGCCGACAGCGTCGCAAATAGAGGCGACACAACTGGGGGAAGTATTAATTGGCTTGGGCTTTATTACTCGCCTGCAATTAAAACGCAGCCTCAACTGGCAGAGAATCCTGCGCAAAATGACCCTGGCAATGACACTCTGTGCGCCACTGATGACCCTGGGTTCCGGCGCTGCCGCACAAATCACTCCCACCAATAATAAAACCAGCTACTCGCTGCCTCTGCAAATCGAAGCCGAAAACTACACTGCCATGTATGGCATTCAAACGGAAAAGACCAGCGATACCGGCGGTGGTTTAAATGTTGGTTGGGTACATGCCAACGACTGGATGTCCTATTCCGATACCGTCATTAACGCGCCAATCAGCGGCAATTACAAAGTAGTCTTCCGGCTTGCCAGTGCAGGGGCGGGCGGCAGTTTTGCATTTCACTCCGCCGATGGCAGTAAGCAATACGGCGTTGTTGAAGTCCCCAATACCGGTGGCTCCCAAAAATGGGTTGATGTCGAAAAAACGATTTACCTACCAGCGGGTGAACACGCCTTTGGAATTACCATTGTGAATCGCGGTGTCGGCTTCAACATCAACTGGTTCAAACTGGATGTAAAAGGCTTGCCACTTCCCACCAAAATTGAAGCTGAAAGTTACGACACCATGTATGGTGTGCAAACTGAAAAAACCAGCGATACCGGCGGTGGCTTGAACGTGGGCTGGCTGCACGATGCCGACTGGATGACTTATGCCAACACCCTGGTGGATATCCCCGCAACCGGCACCTACAAAATTACCTATCGCGTGGCCAGCACCAGTGGTGGTGGCAGCTTTGCGTTCCAGGAGGCAGACGGCAGCACCCAATACGATCTAGTACCTGTGCCAGCAACCGGCGGAAGCCAAAAATGGGTCGATGTAACTCGCCAGGTGCAGTTACCCGCCGGAACCCACAAATTTGGTATCAATATTCTCGCGCGTGGATCGGGCTTTAATATCAACTGGTTTAAAGTGGAAACCCTGGATGGTAGTTCCACCGCCGCATTGCCTTCGAACACCACCACCAATTCATCCAGTTCTTCCAGCACGGCCAATATCTCATCCAGCAGCTCATCGGCACCAGCCATTATTTCCTCCAGTGCCTCTTCTGTGTCATCCAGTAGTAGTTCATCCGCCCCCTCCAATACCCAAACATCTTCTTCGACATCAAGCAGCAGTGTTCAAGGACAAGCCATTTTTCGCTGGGAGGTGCCGGTCTATCGTGAAAATGGGGACTATCTGGATGTCACAGAACTGGGAGGTTACGAACTGCGCTATCGCAAAGTAGGCGATGCAGATTACACCTATATCAGTATTGAGGATCCCTGGCAGGTGCAATACAGCCTGAATAACCTGGAAGGTAATTATGAATTTCAGATTGCGGCGTTCGACAAAAACGGGCTTTACAGTAATTTTGTAACCTTGAAGCCGCTGTAG
- a CDS encoding SufE family protein: MLPVIDSDDFSAVSLTLLASAEGWQQQYKLIIDWGKAIPAKPTIRTPEHRIQGCELPLWLAHKQCNGVHYFALDADSNVIKGLASLVLAQVNGTSPVPHPAAALQQLGLEKHLTPSRNNGLKAIIARVEQLLAG; encoded by the coding sequence ATGCTCCCTGTGATTGATAGCGATGACTTTTCTGCGGTTTCGCTCACCCTGTTGGCAAGTGCCGAAGGATGGCAGCAGCAATATAAATTGATTATCGATTGGGGTAAGGCAATTCCAGCCAAACCGACTATTCGAACGCCCGAACATCGCATCCAGGGGTGTGAACTTCCGCTTTGGCTTGCACATAAACAATGTAACGGGGTGCATTATTTTGCCCTGGACGCAGACAGTAATGTGATTAAAGGCCTGGCTTCGCTGGTATTAGCCCAGGTGAATGGCACCTCGCCGGTTCCACATCCAGCGGCCGCACTACAGCAATTGGGTTTGGAAAAACACCTGACACCTTCGCGCAATAATGGATTAAAGGCGATTATTGCGCGGGTTGAACAACTGCTGGCTGGATAA
- a CDS encoding CheR family methyltransferase — MNKAISPASFQQIRDYVYQVAGIVIGAEKTAMVTSRLWRRLEATGCADYEAYLAFLRTNAGERERSLMLDLLTTNETYFFREQAHFKHLAEQILPAIHHRPVRIWCAAASTGEEAYSLAMVLAEQCGWDGWDLLATDISSKALTQAEHGLYRMERLENMSPHYLKTYCLRGVNEFNGQMAINAKLRARVRFARHNLLQPLIGHNLFDVIFLRNVLIYFDQPTKARVINHALARLRPGGWLILGHCESLMGMQMSLVQEAPSIYRKQPHSGDSAAVINTRRLPACESA, encoded by the coding sequence ATGAACAAGGCCATCAGCCCAGCCAGCTTCCAACAGATCCGCGATTATGTGTACCAGGTCGCGGGGATTGTGATTGGCGCGGAGAAGACCGCTATGGTAACCAGCCGTCTCTGGCGTCGCCTGGAGGCAACGGGCTGTGCTGATTATGAGGCCTATCTTGCTTTTCTCCGCACCAATGCCGGTGAAAGGGAGCGCAGTTTGATGCTGGATTTACTGACGACCAACGAAACCTATTTTTTTCGCGAACAGGCACATTTCAAACACCTTGCGGAACAGATCCTGCCTGCCATCCACCATCGCCCGGTGCGGATCTGGTGTGCAGCGGCCTCTACCGGCGAAGAAGCCTATAGCCTGGCGATGGTGTTGGCCGAGCAATGCGGATGGGATGGCTGGGATTTATTGGCAACGGATATTTCCAGTAAAGCCTTAACCCAGGCCGAGCACGGTTTGTATCGCATGGAGCGGCTGGAAAATATGTCGCCGCATTATCTCAAAACCTATTGCTTGCGCGGTGTTAACGAATTCAACGGGCAGATGGCCATCAATGCCAAATTGCGCGCACGTGTACGTTTTGCCCGGCACAATTTATTGCAGCCACTGATAGGCCATAACCTGTTTGATGTTATTTTTTTGCGCAATGTATTGATTTATTTTGATCAGCCCACCAAGGCGCGTGTGATTAATCATGCGTTGGCCCGTTTGCGTCCCGGCGGCTGGTTGATTCTCGGCCATTGTGAGAGCCTGATGGGAATGCAGATGTCCCTGGTACAGGAGGCGCCTTCAATTTATCGAAAACAGCCGCATAGTGGTGATAGTGCTGCTGTTATTAACACAAGGCGATTACCTGCCTGTGAGTCAGCCTGA
- a CDS encoding EAL domain-containing response regulator has protein sequence MISFNQSPLLVADIQLSSEILAQGVLVVDDSGLQRASAVNCLQQLGIDKIYEAGDGQDALTILYSLPQQPAVMLLDLELPGLDGIEVLQRLQGAIRRPEIILVSSSDEVLIGAVATMAEAIGIPLLGAYRKPMTPDMLARALERYGQWHPQTKPVAQPRPAPGSDQLQQAIAQRRIIPYYQPKLNLQQPQLAGWEALARWPLANGFGYSPAEFIPQAEREGKIAELTLSLLEQVLEDIQTWQAQGIHTSVAINLSASSLTQVDLANDIIQRVAAAGINPRQLSFEMTESALIMDLPAALATISRLRLKGFGFSIDDYGTGFSSMQQLSRFPFTELKIDRSFVQEAPRQQHVREILQSAVDMGRRMGITSVAEGVETLEELQLLRAIGCRQVQGFLIAHPMPAAQIPLWLAQELNNKLTLCRPQNMETPASSGH, from the coding sequence ATGATTTCATTTAACCAATCTCCGCTGTTGGTGGCAGATATCCAGTTGTCATCCGAGATCCTGGCGCAGGGTGTCCTGGTGGTCGATGATTCCGGATTGCAGCGTGCCAGTGCGGTCAATTGCTTGCAGCAATTGGGCATTGACAAGATTTATGAAGCCGGCGATGGCCAGGACGCGCTTACAATTCTCTATAGCCTGCCGCAACAGCCAGCCGTTATGTTGTTGGATCTGGAATTGCCGGGGCTGGATGGTATTGAAGTATTACAGCGTTTGCAGGGTGCAATACGGCGCCCCGAAATTATCCTGGTGAGCAGTTCCGATGAGGTATTGATCGGCGCAGTGGCAACCATGGCGGAGGCAATCGGTATTCCATTGCTGGGTGCCTATCGCAAACCCATGACACCGGATATGTTGGCTCGTGCACTGGAACGTTATGGCCAGTGGCATCCGCAAACAAAACCGGTCGCTCAGCCGCGGCCAGCTCCCGGGTCGGATCAATTGCAGCAGGCAATTGCACAGCGCAGGATAATTCCCTATTACCAACCCAAATTAAATTTGCAGCAGCCGCAATTAGCGGGATGGGAAGCTCTGGCGCGTTGGCCCCTTGCTAACGGCTTTGGTTATTCTCCGGCAGAATTTATTCCCCAGGCTGAGCGTGAAGGTAAAATTGCCGAATTGACATTGAGTCTGCTGGAACAAGTGCTGGAAGATATACAAACCTGGCAGGCTCAGGGAATTCATACGTCGGTAGCGATTAATTTGTCCGCCAGTTCATTAACCCAGGTCGATCTGGCCAATGATATTATCCAGCGTGTTGCCGCTGCCGGGATTAACCCGCGCCAACTCAGCTTTGAGATGACCGAAAGCGCACTCATTATGGATTTACCGGCAGCGCTGGCAACGATTAGCCGCCTGCGCTTGAAAGGTTTTGGCTTTAGTATTGATGACTATGGCACCGGTTTTTCATCCATGCAGCAGTTGTCTCGCTTTCCTTTTACCGAATTAAAAATTGATCGCAGTTTCGTACAGGAAGCACCGCGCCAGCAGCATGTGCGCGAAATACTCCAGTCGGCCGTGGATATGGGACGGCGAATGGGGATTACCAGCGTAGCAGAAGGGGTAGAAACGCTGGAGGAATTGCAATTATTGCGCGCTATCGGATGTCGGCAAGTACAGGGTTTTTTAATTGCTCACCCTATGCCTGCCGCACAAATTCCCCTGTGGTTGGCACAGGAACTTAATAATAAACTCACTTTATGCAGACCACAGAACATGGAGACTCCCGCGTCTTCCGGGCATTAA
- a CDS encoding response regulator transcription factor, with protein sequence MTYNPLLPQVYLIDDDAITLALMEGLVDPLGVQAQCFARAEDFLVNYRPGLCECVVTDMRMPGVSGLQLHKRLLQLHDIAPPLIIVTGYAEVSAAVEAMKQGAFDFVEKPIQGHQFLEKIQAALTLSRELHQQRQALATRQARLALLTPKEQEILQGILQGLSSKEIAAGLGLSVRTVENHRARLMDKLHVKSAIELMRDFMQPAGSLT encoded by the coding sequence ATGACCTATAACCCTCTGCTGCCACAGGTTTACCTGATTGACGATGACGCCATCACCCTTGCCCTGATGGAAGGTCTTGTTGACCCCCTTGGTGTCCAGGCCCAGTGTTTTGCCCGCGCCGAGGACTTTCTGGTCAACTATCGTCCCGGTTTGTGCGAGTGTGTGGTCACGGATATGCGTATGCCGGGGGTGAGTGGGCTGCAATTGCACAAAAGGTTACTGCAGCTGCACGACATAGCACCGCCACTGATTATTGTGACCGGCTATGCCGAGGTCAGTGCGGCGGTGGAGGCTATGAAGCAGGGCGCTTTTGATTTTGTGGAAAAACCTATCCAGGGGCATCAGTTCCTGGAAAAAATCCAGGCGGCCCTGACGCTTAGTCGCGAACTCCACCAGCAGCGCCAGGCATTGGCCACGCGCCAGGCGCGCCTGGCACTGCTTACGCCCAAGGAGCAGGAAATCCTGCAGGGTATTTTGCAGGGGTTATCCAGTAAGGAAATAGCAGCTGGATTGGGTTTGAGTGTTCGCACAGTAGAAAACCACCGTGCACGTTTGATGGACAAATTGCATGTCAAATCTGCCATTGAACTGATGCGTGATTTTATGCAGCCTGCCGGTTCGCTGACCTGA
- a CDS encoding response regulator has protein sequence MQTTEHGDSRVFRALNPTIVLAGLAMGLLLLISGLSLRHIKNNQQQVIGEHLQASLNSVTEQLLFWQRQHLGGLRIIIQSPVGAPLIREQLRAGVPDNTQRKALHDWLWPILDGQHIDGFFLVNMEHYLIDASTESYIGRKVQLAETQLTLNKALARRPNISHPAAVPYAMEGPRGHKPAGTLIQNMCALVEEDGQPLGYVCLRFNSQSSFFPLISSGRVGQSGEIYAIAASGKLISPSRFNNTANIHVSEQGDAIQVRELYAREPGIHGQQRPLTRMAAALIARNDVSLLMDYRDYRGVAVVGAGRWLEDLDMGIIVEQDLDEAFASYTVARNLVIGLSLSAITLILLLTLSAMINRRRLAKREGHFRSLLNHIPAPVYMCALDGTLTVVNPAFCALVNIVKSDLLGQPLRAMAAPRWLSPLLSTMERAIAKRGLSDVHLVLRTPTGEQKYFHVLHFPVVYEASGAYEALACFILDETERLVANQHMENINQRLEQLVDERTVELIQAKEEALAASRAKADFLANMSHEIRTPLNAIIGLAHVALAMEMNPNLRNYLQKMRASGEHLLEVINDILNFSRLEAGKLKLDQVEFALVDVIQRAINLVSDKAEAKGLSLQVEIAPEISPWLKGDPLRLGQILINLCANAVKFTDQGCIQLLVQQKARRGDAINLIIDVRDTGIGIAPGLLASLFQPFHQVDNSNTRRFEGTGLGLAICKSLADLMDAHLSVESEMGKGSCFRLDIWLDAAEGRGQANGLERALLSTREQECALCGRVLVVEDNSLNQEIAQTLLQTWGCAVTLADNGSEALALAAQALPDLVLMDIQLPGMDGLETSRRLRQLPGAARLPIVALTANALPGDREAYLAAGMDDYIAKPIDPRQLYLLLQRWLSPRQPSQPDTRPHQQGASPWLIRPGSAIPPNAVMPEPVLSLPVFSLDTFAALEQAGLDTRGALGRLMNKYGLYYKLLVRFATERNQFPAELTQALDEGDNTAALNQVHGLKSLAGSLGMLELAGIAADCEQQLNQGALAPDSLDKLSILLRDMVTLINAWLQQLDAVELPG, from the coding sequence ATGCAGACCACAGAACATGGAGACTCCCGCGTCTTCCGGGCATTAAATCCAACCATTGTTCTCGCCGGTTTGGCGATGGGATTGCTGTTACTGATCAGCGGATTATCCCTGCGCCATATAAAAAACAACCAGCAACAGGTTATTGGCGAACACCTGCAAGCCTCCCTCAATTCCGTAACCGAACAATTATTATTCTGGCAGCGCCAGCATCTGGGTGGACTGCGTATTATTATCCAGTCTCCTGTCGGGGCTCCGCTTATCCGGGAACAACTTCGTGCCGGAGTACCAGACAATACGCAGCGCAAGGCATTGCATGACTGGCTGTGGCCGATCCTTGATGGACAGCATATCGATGGCTTTTTCCTGGTGAATATGGAGCACTATTTAATTGATGCCAGTACCGAATCCTATATTGGGCGAAAGGTACAATTGGCGGAAACCCAATTAACGCTCAATAAAGCGCTTGCCCGACGCCCCAATATTTCCCATCCCGCTGCAGTACCCTATGCCATGGAGGGGCCCCGCGGCCACAAGCCTGCGGGGACTTTGATCCAGAATATGTGTGCCCTGGTTGAAGAGGATGGGCAGCCATTGGGTTATGTGTGTTTGCGATTTAATTCACAAAGCAGTTTTTTTCCGTTGATCAGCAGTGGCCGTGTCGGTCAGAGCGGTGAGATTTATGCCATTGCCGCAAGCGGTAAATTAATCAGCCCCAGTCGGTTTAACAACACTGCGAATATCCACGTGAGCGAGCAGGGCGATGCAATCCAGGTGCGCGAACTCTATGCGCGTGAACCGGGTATCCATGGACAGCAGAGGCCGCTGACGCGCATGGCGGCAGCATTGATTGCGCGCAATGATGTATCGCTGTTAATGGATTATCGCGACTATCGCGGGGTTGCTGTAGTGGGGGCGGGCCGTTGGCTGGAAGACCTGGATATGGGCATTATTGTTGAGCAGGATTTGGATGAGGCATTTGCTTCCTATACCGTTGCACGTAATTTGGTGATTGGTTTAAGCCTGAGTGCAATTACCCTGATTCTGTTGCTAACCCTTAGTGCCATGATTAATCGTCGGCGCCTTGCCAAGCGGGAGGGGCATTTTCGCTCCTTGTTAAACCATATTCCCGCACCCGTGTATATGTGTGCCCTGGATGGTACTTTGACTGTGGTTAATCCCGCATTTTGCGCGTTGGTCAATATTGTAAAAAGCGATTTGCTTGGGCAACCCTTGCGGGCTATGGCGGCTCCCCGTTGGTTATCGCCGTTGTTGTCAACCATGGAACGGGCGATTGCAAAAAGGGGCTTGAGTGATGTTCATCTGGTGCTGCGAACACCGACCGGTGAGCAAAAATATTTCCATGTGCTGCATTTCCCGGTGGTTTATGAAGCCAGTGGGGCGTATGAGGCCCTAGCCTGTTTTATTCTCGACGAAACCGAACGCCTGGTTGCCAATCAACATATGGAGAATATCAACCAGCGTTTGGAACAATTGGTCGATGAGCGCACGGTTGAATTAATCCAGGCCAAGGAAGAGGCCCTGGCTGCGTCCCGTGCCAAGGCGGATTTCCTTGCCAACATGAGCCATGAAATCCGCACCCCCCTGAATGCCATTATCGGTTTGGCCCACGTAGCCCTGGCGATGGAGATGAATCCAAACCTGCGCAATTATCTGCAGAAAATGCGCGCCTCGGGTGAACACTTGCTGGAAGTGATTAACGATATCCTGAATTTCTCCCGCCTCGAAGCGGGCAAGCTCAAACTGGATCAGGTGGAATTTGCCCTGGTGGATGTCATCCAGCGTGCAATTAATCTGGTGTCTGATAAAGCCGAGGCCAAGGGACTGTCATTGCAGGTAGAAATAGCACCGGAAATTAGCCCCTGGCTCAAAGGTGATCCGCTACGTCTGGGACAGATATTAATTAACCTCTGTGCCAACGCTGTGAAGTTTACGGATCAGGGGTGTATACAACTGCTTGTACAACAAAAAGCCCGTCGTGGAGATGCCATCAACCTGATCATTGACGTGCGCGATACGGGAATTGGGATTGCCCCCGGATTGCTGGCCAGCCTTTTTCAGCCCTTCCACCAGGTGGACAATTCCAACACCCGCCGCTTTGAGGGCACAGGCTTGGGATTGGCGATTTGCAAAAGTCTGGCTGATTTAATGGATGCGCACTTGTCAGTTGAGAGTGAAATGGGAAAGGGGAGTTGTTTCCGGTTGGATATTTGGCTGGATGCTGCAGAGGGCCGCGGTCAGGCCAATGGCCTTGAGCGTGCACTGCTTTCCACACGGGAGCAGGAATGCGCACTGTGTGGTCGGGTATTGGTTGTAGAAGATAATTCACTCAATCAGGAGATTGCCCAGACATTACTGCAAACCTGGGGATGCGCAGTCACCCTGGCGGATAATGGCAGTGAAGCGCTGGCGCTGGCAGCACAGGCGCTGCCGGACCTGGTGCTAATGGACATACAACTGCCGGGCATGGACGGCCTGGAAACCAGCCGCCGCCTGCGCCAGTTACCGGGAGCCGCCAGGCTGCCCATTGTTGCCCTGACTGCTAACGCCTTGCCCGGGGACCGTGAAGCCTATCTGGCGGCAGGTATGGATGATTACATCGCCAAGCCCATAGATCCCAGGCAATTGTATCTATTGCTGCAGCGCTGGCTAAGTCCGCGCCAGCCATCCCAACCTGACACAAGGCCTCATCAACAAGGCGCGTCGCCCTGGTTGATTCGCCCCGGGAGTGCGATTCCCCCTAATGCGGTAATGCCTGAGCCTGTACTTTCGCTCCCGGTGTTCAGCCTTGATACCTTTGCGGCATTGGAACAAGCCGGATTGGATACCCGGGGAGCCCTGGGGCGATTGATGAATAAATATGGTCTCTACTACAAGTTGCTGGTGCGCTTTGCCACAGAGCGTAACCAATTTCCTGCTGAGTTGACCCAGGCATTGGATGAGGGCGATAACACGGCGGCACTCAATCAGGTGCACGGCCTGAAGTCATTGGCCGGTAGTCTGGGAATGCTCGAACTGGCAGGCATTGCTGCCGATTGTGAACAGCAATTAAATCAGGGGGCCCTCGCGCCGGATAGTCTGGATAAGTTGAGCATATTGCTGCGCGATATGGTGACCTTGATCAATGCCTGGTTACAGCAATTGGACGCTGTAGAATTGCCTGGCTGA
- the tcdA gene encoding tRNA cyclic N6-threonylcarbamoyladenosine(37) synthase TcdA, with protein sequence MPDTSTPTLSPASLSPAYLQRFGGIARLYGQASLAALAQAHFVVVGLGGVGTWAAEALARSGIGELTLIEMDEVCITNTNRQSHALASNLGQSKNQVIAARLRDINPDIRLHCIEDFLARDNVRELISPQHHVVIDAMDAAHIKAALVAYCLAIKVRLVTVGSSGGKRDPQRVRVADLGHTQGDPMLHKIRTQLFRHYHFSRDPNRKFRVDAIYSDEQMVYPKPDGSVCMTKQVLQDGVKLDCTGGFGSSVMVTGSFGFLAATRAIERYLAKVSGQE encoded by the coding sequence ATGCCCGATACTTCGACGCCAACCCTATCACCCGCTTCCCTGTCACCCGCCTATCTGCAGCGCTTTGGCGGCATCGCCCGGCTCTATGGCCAGGCGTCCCTGGCGGCTTTGGCTCAGGCACATTTTGTCGTGGTTGGCCTCGGCGGTGTCGGCACCTGGGCGGCAGAAGCCCTGGCGCGCTCGGGCATCGGCGAGTTGACGCTGATTGAAATGGATGAAGTCTGTATTACCAACACCAATCGTCAATCCCATGCCCTGGCTTCCAACCTCGGGCAGTCCAAAAACCAGGTGATTGCCGCGCGCTTGCGCGACATCAATCCTGACATACGCCTTCACTGCATCGAGGACTTCCTGGCACGCGACAATGTGCGCGAACTTATCAGCCCCCAACACCATGTAGTGATTGATGCCATGGACGCGGCGCATATCAAAGCGGCACTGGTGGCCTATTGCCTGGCAATTAAAGTGCGCCTGGTCACGGTGGGCTCCTCCGGTGGCAAGCGCGATCCCCAGCGGGTGCGTGTCGCAGACCTGGGGCATACCCAGGGCGATCCCATGTTGCATAAGATTCGCACCCAATTATTTCGCCATTACCATTTTTCGCGCGACCCCAATCGCAAATTTCGCGTGGATGCCATTTATTCCGACGAGCAAATGGTCTACCCCAAACCCGACGGCAGCGTGTGCATGACCAAACAGGTTCTACAAGACGGCGTAAAGCTGGATTGCACCGGCGGTTTTGGTTCCAGTGTCATGGTTACCGGCAGTTTCGGATTTTTGGCAGCCACGCGGGCGATTGAGCGGTACCTGGCAAAAGTATCGGGGCAGGAATAA
- a CDS encoding methyl-accepting chemotaxis protein gives MKLRLAQKLLTTFVTLALITAGVGFYGLQNIVHVGGLMRAMYTDNLVAVDNLSNSYGRFLVYTRAVTRMPTQEPDDIRATQERMVNHWANSEAAMEKFRQSPISAEEQALLDKLEANKKVYLQYVEQLGALLIGRKIAEANELSVNELRLTSYEIEQAYTELIDNNNKQAAAADQEGQATVAEMRVVMISVIVVSMLLAIGFGLLVTRIITRQLGGEPDYASDVVRRIAEGDLTVDIALRKGDSASLLAAMGNMVNRLTDVIGQVASSADALAAASEQVSASSSTLAQNATEQATSVEQTSASMEEISATVAQNAENASVTDGIASKSSRHTQEGGEAVRQTVDAMKSIADKIGIIDDIAYQTNLLALNAAIEAGRAGEHGRGFAVVAAEVRKLAERSQVAAQEIGTLATSSVQTAEQAGRLLGEMVPSIAKTADLVKEIAAASQEQRAGLDQINLAITELSRTTQTNASASEELTATAEEMSAQALQLKSVMGFFRTERSLAEQHYQARGNFRPRRNAPAPADTRTTRAKRDLDDDDLNDKFVNF, from the coding sequence ATGAAGCTCAGACTGGCGCAGAAACTCCTGACAACATTTGTAACCCTGGCATTGATTACTGCCGGTGTCGGATTTTACGGTTTGCAAAATATTGTCCATGTCGGTGGACTGATGCGCGCCATGTATACCGATAACTTGGTAGCAGTGGATAACCTCTCTAACTCCTATGGTCGTTTTCTGGTGTACACCCGCGCTGTGACACGGATGCCAACCCAGGAGCCGGACGATATTCGTGCAACCCAGGAGCGCATGGTAAATCACTGGGCTAATTCCGAAGCGGCCATGGAAAAGTTTCGCCAGAGTCCGATCAGTGCAGAGGAGCAAGCATTGCTCGATAAGCTGGAGGCCAACAAAAAAGTCTATCTGCAATATGTGGAACAGCTTGGTGCATTATTGATCGGCCGCAAAATTGCCGAAGCTAACGAACTGAGTGTCAATGAACTGCGCCTGACCAGCTATGAAATTGAACAGGCTTATACCGAGTTAATTGACAACAACAACAAACAAGCGGCAGCGGCAGATCAGGAAGGCCAGGCAACTGTGGCTGAAATGCGTGTGGTCATGATCAGCGTTATTGTGGTTTCCATGTTGCTCGCCATCGGTTTTGGTTTATTGGTCACGCGTATTATTACCCGCCAGTTAGGGGGAGAACCGGATTATGCCAGTGATGTTGTGCGTCGTATTGCCGAAGGTGACCTCACGGTAGATATCGCATTGCGCAAAGGTGATAGCGCCAGCTTGCTGGCGGCTATGGGCAATATGGTGAATCGCCTGACGGACGTGATTGGCCAGGTGGCCAGTTCGGCTGATGCCTTGGCAGCGGCCTCGGAACAGGTATCCGCATCTTCGAGTACGCTTGCACAAAATGCGACTGAACAGGCAACCAGTGTTGAGCAGACCAGTGCCTCCATGGAGGAAATTTCGGCAACGGTTGCGCAAAACGCCGAGAATGCCAGTGTGACTGATGGCATCGCTTCCAAATCTTCCCGCCACACACAGGAAGGCGGTGAGGCCGTGCGTCAAACGGTAGATGCGATGAAATCCATTGCAGACAAAATCGGGATTATTGATGACATTGCCTACCAAACCAATTTGCTGGCATTGAACGCTGCTATTGAGGCAGGACGTGCCGGTGAGCACGGGCGCGGTTTTGCGGTTGTCGCTGCCGAGGTGCGCAAGCTGGCAGAGCGCTCCCAAGTGGCTGCGCAGGAAATTGGCACCTTGGCAACGTCCAGTGTGCAAACGGCAGAGCAGGCGGGGCGTCTCTTGGGCGAAATGGTTCCATCGATTGCCAAAACGGCTGATCTGGTAAAAGAAATTGCCGCTGCATCCCAGGAGCAGCGCGCCGGGTTGGATCAGATCAATCTGGCTATTACCGAACTCTCACGCACGACGCAAACCAATGCTTCTGCCTCGGAAGAATTGACGGCGACTGCTGAAGAAATGAGTGCCCAGGCATTACAACTCAAATCGGTGATGGGGTTCTTCCGCACTGAGCGCAGCCTGGCAGAGCAACACTACCAGGCCCGCGGTAATTTCCGCCCCAGGCGCAATGCCCCTGCACCAGCCGACACCCGGACCACACGCGCCAAACGCGACCTGGATGATGACGACCTCAATGACAAGTTTGTGAATTTTTAA